A genomic stretch from Arachis stenosperma cultivar V10309 chromosome 3, arast.V10309.gnm1.PFL2, whole genome shotgun sequence includes:
- the LOC130966990 gene encoding uncharacterized protein LOC130966990 isoform X1, producing MERRVNNGSSAKNGQVLDGSNIMELVGNEAVFSNFVDHKFQELDRDRDGKLSVKELQPAVADIGAALGLPAQGSNPDSDHIYSEVLNEFTHGKQEKVSKSEFKEVLSDILLGMAAGLKRDPIVILRIDGEDLLEFLNGPSYEAEMASIFSQIGSPQKSLRHHIVEAFSKLTVDQGIPPASDSWVFSNIVEPVLLSQGGPDWDKPLASENQETFLEGFKKVALCVAERLKEQPVIVAHSENTFDGSGVKRLLSNKFEFDKTLNSVVENLPKDKNGKISKEYLRLALDGVSPSAGLPPFGAIEEMDKVIGEVFKMMNADDAKMVKEDEFKKLLTEILGSIMLQLEGNPISVSSNSVVHEPLGSSSSLLKPSTTETAA from the exons ATGGAGAGAAGAGTGAATAACGGTTCATCAGCAAAGAATGGACAGGTTCTAGACGGTTCCAATATAATGGAGTTGGTTGGGAACGAGGCAGTGTTCAGCAACTTCGTGGACCATAAGTTTCAGGAGCTGGATAGAGACAGAGATGGCAAGCTTTCTGTGAAGGAACTTCAACCTGCTGTTGCTGATATTGGTGCTGCTCTTGGTCTCCCTGCTCAGGGTTCTAACCCTGATTCTGACCACATCTATTCTGAG GTGTTGAATGAGTTCACACATGGCAAGCAAGAAAAAGTGAGCAAGAGTGAGTTCAAGGAGGTTCTGTCAGACATTCTGTTGGGTATGGCTGCTGGTTTGAAGAGAGATCCAATTGTGATTCTACGCATTGATGGTGAAGATCTTCTTGAGTTTCTTAATGGCCCAAGTTATGAAGCTGAAATGGCATCCATATTCTCTCAGATTGGTTCCCCTCAAAAATCACTTCGTCACCATATAGTTGAAGCTTTTTCTAAACTCACTGTTGATCAAGGAATTCCTCCTGCTTCAGATTCTTGG GTGTTTAGCAACATTGTGGAACCTGTACTGTTATCTCAAGGTGGACCTGATTGGGATAAGCCTCTTGCTTCTGAAAATCAAGAGACGTTTTTGGAGGGGTTTAAGAAAGTTGCATTATGTGTAGCTGAACGGCTTAAGGAGCAACCTGTCATTGTTGCTCATAGCGAAAACACCTTTGATGGATCTGGTGTTAAGAGACTACTATCCAACAAGTTTGAATTTGACAAG ACTTTGAATTCAGTTGTAGAGAATTTGCCTAAAGATAAGAATGGAAAAATTTCAAAGGAGTATCTACGGCTAGCACTAGATGGAGTGTCTCCATCTGCTGGATTACCACCATTTGGTGCAATTGAAGAG ATGGATAAGGTTATTGGAGAAGTGTTCAAGATGATGAATGCAGATGATGCGAAGATGGTTAAAGAAGATGAATTCAAGAAACTGTTAACTGAAATACTAGGAAGTATTATGTTGCAGCTTGAGGGAAATCCCATATCAGTTTCTTCCAACTCTGTAGTGCATGAGCCTcttggttcttcttcttcacttctCAAGCCATCAACTACTGAAACAGCAGCATAA
- the LOC130966990 gene encoding uncharacterized protein LOC130966990 isoform X2 — MLLEKVLNEFTHGKQEKVSKSEFKEVLSDILLGMAAGLKRDPIVILRIDGEDLLEFLNGPSYEAEMASIFSQIGSPQKSLRHHIVEAFSKLTVDQGIPPASDSWVFSNIVEPVLLSQGGPDWDKPLASENQETFLEGFKKVALCVAERLKEQPVIVAHSENTFDGSGVKRLLSNKFEFDKTLNSVVENLPKDKNGKISKEYLRLALDGVSPSAGLPPFGAIEEMDKVIGEVFKMMNADDAKMVKEDEFKKLLTEILGSIMLQLEGNPISVSSNSVVHEPLGSSSSLLKPSTTETAA, encoded by the exons ATGCTTTTAGAAAAA GTGTTGAATGAGTTCACACATGGCAAGCAAGAAAAAGTGAGCAAGAGTGAGTTCAAGGAGGTTCTGTCAGACATTCTGTTGGGTATGGCTGCTGGTTTGAAGAGAGATCCAATTGTGATTCTACGCATTGATGGTGAAGATCTTCTTGAGTTTCTTAATGGCCCAAGTTATGAAGCTGAAATGGCATCCATATTCTCTCAGATTGGTTCCCCTCAAAAATCACTTCGTCACCATATAGTTGAAGCTTTTTCTAAACTCACTGTTGATCAAGGAATTCCTCCTGCTTCAGATTCTTGG GTGTTTAGCAACATTGTGGAACCTGTACTGTTATCTCAAGGTGGACCTGATTGGGATAAGCCTCTTGCTTCTGAAAATCAAGAGACGTTTTTGGAGGGGTTTAAGAAAGTTGCATTATGTGTAGCTGAACGGCTTAAGGAGCAACCTGTCATTGTTGCTCATAGCGAAAACACCTTTGATGGATCTGGTGTTAAGAGACTACTATCCAACAAGTTTGAATTTGACAAG ACTTTGAATTCAGTTGTAGAGAATTTGCCTAAAGATAAGAATGGAAAAATTTCAAAGGAGTATCTACGGCTAGCACTAGATGGAGTGTCTCCATCTGCTGGATTACCACCATTTGGTGCAATTGAAGAG ATGGATAAGGTTATTGGAGAAGTGTTCAAGATGATGAATGCAGATGATGCGAAGATGGTTAAAGAAGATGAATTCAAGAAACTGTTAACTGAAATACTAGGAAGTATTATGTTGCAGCTTGAGGGAAATCCCATATCAGTTTCTTCCAACTCTGTAGTGCATGAGCCTcttggttcttcttcttcacttctCAAGCCATCAACTACTGAAACAGCAGCATAA